A genomic segment from Pirellulales bacterium encodes:
- the folK gene encoding 2-amino-4-hydroxy-6-hydroxymethyldihydropteridine diphosphokinase produces the protein MASALIGLGSNLGDRRQLLGRAVQMLRTTPCVSELRHSAWHATHAIGGPPGQPEFLNGAAVMETSLPSELLLARLLEIEQTLGRVRAELSGPRTIDLDLLLYDDVVQHTPGLQLPHPRMAFRRFVLQPASEVASEMRHPIIGWTVAQLLKHVQFAQPYVAISGSVHQATRQLAHAVAAKVGWKLVDFAEGDDASPFGGLASLGLSQTIEFLRQQATLLDRKRWLGSRQPGAITPFWIEDLLAIGDALWPGAMTDAWQSLVASIVPPKLLVVYEATSQQFHESQTSEQKQSSSVAVALWHRLNEARRARAGRPGLGPVLWLEGGSLAHAEAELTAAIQAMA, from the coding sequence ATGGCCTCTGCCCTGATCGGTTTGGGTTCCAATCTAGGCGATCGGCGACAATTACTCGGCCGCGCCGTGCAAATGTTGCGAACTACACCGTGCGTATCGGAATTGCGGCATAGCGCCTGGCATGCCACGCATGCCATTGGCGGGCCGCCGGGTCAACCGGAATTTCTGAATGGCGCGGCCGTGATGGAAACTTCACTGCCGTCAGAGTTATTGTTGGCGCGGCTGCTGGAAATAGAACAAACTCTGGGGCGCGTGCGTGCCGAGCTTTCTGGCCCGCGGACCATCGATCTTGATTTGTTGCTGTATGACGATGTCGTGCAGCACACGCCGGGTTTGCAATTGCCTCATCCGCGAATGGCCTTTCGCCGCTTTGTGCTTCAGCCGGCCAGCGAAGTGGCCAGCGAAATGCGGCACCCAATCATTGGCTGGACGGTTGCTCAATTGCTGAAACATGTGCAATTTGCCCAGCCGTATGTGGCGATCAGCGGCTCCGTGCATCAGGCCACGCGGCAACTAGCGCATGCTGTGGCAGCGAAAGTTGGCTGGAAGCTTGTGGACTTTGCCGAAGGCGACGACGCTTCACCATTCGGTGGTTTGGCTAGTCTGGGATTATCACAAACGATAGAATTCCTTCGCCAGCAGGCAACGCTGCTCGATCGTAAGCGGTGGCTTGGCTCCCGCCAACCAGGCGCGATCACCCCGTTTTGGATCGAAGATTTACTGGCCATTGGCGACGCGTTATGGCCCGGTGCAATGACCGATGCGTGGCAATCGTTGGTTGCGTCCATTGTGCCGCCCAAATTATTAGTGGTATACGAAGCGACTTCGCAGCAGTTCCACGAGAGCCAAACTTCGGAGCAAAAGCAGTCGAGTAGCGTGGCCGTAGCACTGTGGCATCGATTGAACGAAGCTCGGCGTGCCCGAGCCGGCCGTCCCGGGCTGGGCCCCGTATTGTGGCTGGAAGGCGGAAGTTTAGCGCATGCGGAGGCTGAATTGACCGCGGCGATTCAAGCAATGGCGTAG
- a CDS encoding porin, protein MPAPPTGSAVASSNVDLQAIYRRLEQQDEELRQLRDQLGTMQNSVHALPSVSNEELSAPQLGIMQAGGIDSPQIFQLQDRMSAMEKRLDANDAAAGSAPPGYEVGSDLHFSATWAKGLQFETPNKDFRFHVGGVLQFDLNYFDNPHGIQAPAAAGGIGRQPDSLDFRRIRLRMDGTMYEVFDWIVQVDFANLVTPAGSPNAQSPATTSPAFDEMYINWGQIPYIGNLRFGNIKEPMGFEHMMTDSQLPFMERSYLQDFVFGPFNGGYAPGIEMINWRQDLKGTYSLGWFGADDDQFGFSLGNDYAGTGRLTWCPIYDEPSNGAYMMHLGVSGSVQSTDEGFVRLRTRGDIRSGPPGILNPIYIDTNYTGTIDAISQNIFCGEFACVMGSFSVVAEYAGTTIPNATVAGVNHGTPLFQGGYIQCAYLLTGEHEVYDRKRATFERIVPYENAFWVRDTNGNCCHGWGAWQILARYNTIDLNDNGITGGELNSFSLGVNWTWNAQARMQFNYDFTNRSAIKTTSQADLNSVGTRFSFDF, encoded by the coding sequence ATGCCAGCGCCGCCTACCGGTTCCGCTGTGGCATCATCGAACGTCGATCTGCAAGCCATTTACCGTCGTCTGGAACAACAAGACGAGGAATTGCGGCAACTGCGAGATCAATTGGGCACTATGCAAAATAGCGTCCATGCTTTGCCATCTGTCTCGAACGAAGAATTGTCGGCGCCCCAGCTAGGAATTATGCAAGCTGGTGGAATCGATAGTCCGCAGATTTTCCAATTGCAAGACCGGATGTCCGCGATGGAAAAGCGTTTGGACGCCAATGATGCAGCCGCCGGCAGTGCACCTCCTGGCTATGAAGTGGGAAGCGATTTGCATTTCTCGGCTACCTGGGCCAAGGGCTTGCAGTTCGAAACGCCCAACAAAGATTTTCGCTTTCACGTGGGCGGAGTGCTGCAGTTCGACCTGAATTATTTCGACAATCCGCATGGGATTCAGGCGCCCGCAGCCGCCGGCGGCATTGGCCGACAGCCAGATTCGCTCGATTTCCGTCGCATACGGCTCCGCATGGACGGCACCATGTATGAAGTTTTCGATTGGATCGTGCAGGTCGACTTCGCGAACCTGGTCACTCCCGCCGGCAGTCCGAATGCGCAGTCACCGGCCACCACCAGCCCGGCCTTCGACGAAATGTACATCAACTGGGGCCAGATACCTTACATCGGCAACTTGCGGTTCGGCAATATCAAGGAGCCCATGGGCTTTGAACACATGATGACCGACTCGCAATTGCCTTTCATGGAACGATCGTATTTGCAGGACTTTGTATTCGGTCCATTCAACGGCGGCTACGCGCCAGGGATTGAAATGATCAATTGGCGCCAGGATTTGAAAGGCACGTATTCGCTGGGTTGGTTTGGCGCCGACGACGATCAATTTGGCTTCAGCTTGGGCAACGATTATGCCGGCACCGGCCGACTCACGTGGTGTCCGATTTACGATGAACCGTCGAATGGCGCCTATATGATGCACTTGGGAGTGTCCGGCAGTGTTCAAAGCACCGACGAAGGGTTTGTACGGTTGCGAACGCGGGGCGATATTCGCAGCGGCCCGCCGGGTATTTTGAATCCTATTTATATCGACACCAACTATACCGGCACCATTGACGCCATCTCGCAAAACATCTTTTGTGGCGAATTTGCCTGCGTGATGGGCTCGTTCAGCGTAGTCGCGGAATATGCGGGCACGACGATTCCCAACGCAACCGTCGCCGGTGTAAATCATGGCACGCCGTTATTTCAGGGCGGTTACATTCAGTGCGCCTACTTGCTGACCGGCGAGCACGAAGTTTACGACCGCAAGCGGGCAACTTTTGAAAGAATTGTGCCGTATGAAAATGCGTTTTGGGTTCGCGACACAAATGGTAATTGCTGCCATGGCTGGGGCGCCTGGCAGATATTGGCGCGCTATAACACCATTGATCTGAACGACAACGGAATTACCGGCGGCGAGCTCAATAGCTTTAGCCTGGGCGTGAATTGGACTTGGAATGCCCAAGCTCGAATGCAATTTAACTACGATTTCACCAACCGCAGCGCCATCAAAACGACATCGCAGGCGGACCTAAACTCGGTGGGTACGCGGTTTAGCTTTGACTTTTGA
- a CDS encoding prolipoprotein diacylglyceryl transferase family protein, translating to MRTILFHIPNTVGGVPLLGFGILLAVWALICAARVGWLVFRHGWSSAVWNELPIMLVLGAVLAWVLPALSDDAGLPVRGYGVMVFLGVVAGVALAVYRAKREGFDPELVYSLALWMCISAILGARLFYVIEYWDTQFQKDTLRATIIAVVNYTQGGLVVYGAFAGGCVAAGLFFARYKLPMLKFADIIAPSLTLGLALGRIGCFLNGCCYGGMCDRPWGVTFPIGSPAYMNQADRGQLVLDGIHFEPNPFAPAVIESLDESSPVAQAGLHAGDRLTGIYVEPPAPKRPQEYSGNETTALSVAEAQEALANIQQPGTKVTFHAIDAAGKPKSQVWTLTTPPPLPPRSLPVHPTQLYSALGALLLTLFLLAWYPFRRHAGEVTALMITIYPLMRILEEAIRTDEPFVGLTHMTISQIASVLLMAAAVTLWIFVVRNPKYRFSSR from the coding sequence ATGCGAACCATCCTGTTTCACATTCCAAATACGGTGGGCGGCGTGCCGCTGTTGGGGTTTGGAATTCTGCTGGCGGTTTGGGCATTGATTTGCGCAGCACGTGTCGGTTGGCTTGTCTTTCGCCACGGATGGAGTAGCGCCGTGTGGAACGAGTTGCCCATCATGTTGGTGCTGGGGGCGGTCCTGGCGTGGGTGCTGCCGGCGCTATCGGATGATGCCGGGTTGCCGGTCCGTGGCTACGGGGTCATGGTTTTTCTGGGCGTAGTAGCCGGCGTGGCGCTGGCCGTGTACCGTGCCAAACGGGAAGGCTTCGATCCCGAACTCGTTTATTCGCTCGCACTGTGGATGTGCATTTCTGCGATCCTGGGTGCGAGGTTGTTTTACGTGATCGAGTATTGGGATACCCAATTTCAAAAAGACACATTGCGGGCGACGATTATCGCCGTCGTCAATTACACACAAGGCGGGTTGGTGGTATACGGAGCATTTGCCGGCGGATGCGTGGCCGCTGGGCTGTTCTTTGCCCGGTACAAGTTGCCGATGCTGAAATTTGCCGACATCATTGCCCCCAGTTTGACTCTTGGCCTGGCATTGGGGCGCATCGGATGTTTCCTAAACGGCTGCTGTTACGGCGGAATGTGCGATCGTCCCTGGGGGGTAACTTTTCCAATCGGCTCGCCGGCGTACATGAACCAGGCTGACCGCGGACAGCTGGTTCTGGACGGAATTCACTTTGAACCGAATCCGTTTGCACCGGCAGTAATCGAATCGCTCGATGAAAGCTCCCCGGTGGCACAGGCCGGGCTACATGCGGGCGATCGTTTGACGGGCATTTACGTCGAACCGCCGGCTCCCAAACGGCCGCAGGAATACTCAGGGAACGAAACAACGGCGCTTTCGGTGGCTGAAGCGCAGGAGGCACTGGCGAATATTCAACAGCCTGGAACGAAAGTTACGTTCCACGCCATCGATGCCGCCGGCAAACCGAAATCGCAGGTTTGGACATTGACCACGCCGCCGCCGCTGCCGCCGCGCAGCCTGCCGGTGCATCCCACGCAGTTGTACAGCGCGTTGGGAGCCCTGTTGCTCACGCTATTTTTGCTGGCCTGGTATCCGTTTCGCCGACATGCGGGCGAAGTCACGGCGCTGATGATCACCATTTACCCGTTGATGCGGATCCTGGAAGAAGCCATTCGCACCGACGAACCCTTCGTGGGCCTCACGCATATGACCATCTCACAAATCGCCAGCGTGCTGCTGATGGCGGCTGCCGTTACACTGTGGATTTTCGTGGTGCGGAATCCAAAATATCGATTCTCATCCCGATGA
- the panC gene encoding pantoate--beta-alanine ligase, with protein sequence MVQATPNRTRTPVATTVHETHRLVRAQQQAGKHVGLVPTMGALHAGHLSLVQRSLNECDYTVVSIFVNPKQFSPTEDFTQYPRNLEADLAQLSALGVPLVFAPEPGEMYPPGFGTSIDVSGLTDLWEGALRPGHFRGVATVVMKLFQIAPADRAYFGRKDYQQALAVRRMAADLNLPIEIVVCPTIRDADGLALSSRNVYLTPDQRKHALALPRSLRLAREMFDAGERDAVKIRDFLRRSITAAAGVQLDYATIADPETFAELSHIKNSAVALVAARVGKTRLIDNELLGFSEADLNRTNAKAH encoded by the coding sequence ATGGTTCAAGCAACTCCAAATCGGACTCGCACGCCTGTTGCCACCACGGTGCACGAAACGCATCGGTTGGTCCGTGCACAACAGCAGGCCGGCAAGCACGTGGGGCTGGTGCCGACGATGGGCGCGTTGCATGCAGGACATCTCAGTTTGGTGCAACGCAGCCTCAACGAGTGCGATTACACGGTGGTCTCGATTTTCGTTAATCCCAAGCAATTTTCGCCCACGGAAGATTTCACGCAGTATCCGCGAAACTTGGAAGCCGATTTGGCCCAATTGTCCGCCTTGGGTGTCCCATTGGTTTTTGCGCCCGAACCCGGCGAAATGTACCCACCCGGCTTTGGCACTTCGATTGATGTCAGCGGCCTGACCGATTTGTGGGAAGGCGCGTTGCGGCCAGGGCATTTCCGCGGCGTGGCTACCGTCGTGATGAAGTTGTTTCAAATTGCGCCGGCCGATCGGGCCTACTTCGGCCGCAAAGATTATCAGCAGGCGCTGGCCGTGCGGCGGATGGCCGCCGATTTGAATTTGCCGATCGAAATCGTTGTTTGCCCAACCATTCGGGATGCAGATGGCCTGGCTCTGAGCTCTCGAAACGTGTATTTAACCCCCGACCAGCGAAAGCATGCGCTGGCGCTGCCGCGCAGTCTTCGATTGGCGCGAGAAATGTTTGACGCCGGCGAGCGCGATGCGGTGAAAATTCGCGATTTCCTACGACGCTCAATTACCGCCGCAGCAGGCGTGCAATTGGATTATGCGACCATTGCCGATCCGGAAACATTTGCAGAACTGTCGCACATTAAAAATTCTGCCGTCGCGCTGGTTGCCGCGCGAGTGGGCAAAACCAGATTAATTGACAACGAATTGCTTGGTTTTTCCGAAGCAGATTTGAACCGCACAAACGCTAAGGCGCACTGA
- a CDS encoding aldo/keto reductase, translating into MKYRTFGSIGWNVSEISFGAWAIGGSWGEQSEEESMAALHRALDVGMNFIDTADVYGDGRSERLIARLRRERKEPFYVATKAGRRLNPHTAEGYNETNLAQFVERSLKNLEANVLDLVQLHCPPTDVYYRPEVFEALDRLVAAGKIRHYGVSVERVEEALKAIEYPGVQSVQIIFNMFRHRPAELFFAEAKRRNVAVIVRVPLASGLLTGKLQRNSHFEPDDHRQFNRHGEMFDRGETFSGVDYDIGLQAVEHLRALVPAGASLAQMALRWILMFDAVSTIIPGARRPAQVEDNAAASALPPLTEPQMAVVRDLYHRRIRPLVHHRW; encoded by the coding sequence ATGAAATATCGCACCTTCGGCAGCATCGGTTGGAACGTTTCCGAAATCAGCTTCGGCGCGTGGGCCATTGGCGGATCGTGGGGGGAGCAAAGCGAGGAAGAATCGATGGCCGCGCTGCACCGCGCGCTCGATGTCGGCATGAATTTTATCGATACGGCCGATGTGTACGGCGACGGCCGTAGCGAACGGTTAATCGCCCGGCTGCGGCGCGAGCGCAAAGAGCCGTTTTACGTGGCCACGAAAGCGGGCCGGCGACTCAATCCCCATACAGCCGAGGGTTACAACGAAACAAATCTCGCGCAGTTTGTGGAACGCAGCTTGAAGAATCTGGAAGCGAACGTTTTGGACCTCGTGCAACTGCATTGTCCGCCGACCGATGTTTACTACCGGCCGGAAGTGTTCGAGGCGCTCGATCGGCTCGTCGCCGCGGGAAAAATTCGCCATTACGGGGTAAGTGTGGAACGGGTGGAAGAGGCGCTGAAAGCGATAGAATATCCGGGCGTGCAAAGCGTGCAGATTATTTTCAACATGTTCCGTCACCGGCCGGCGGAATTGTTTTTTGCCGAAGCCAAGCGGCGAAACGTGGCTGTAATTGTGCGCGTGCCGCTGGCCAGCGGATTGTTGACCGGCAAGTTGCAGCGGAATTCACACTTTGAACCGGACGATCATCGGCAATTCAATCGCCACGGAGAAATGTTTGATCGAGGCGAAACTTTTTCCGGCGTCGACTACGATATCGGGCTGCAAGCGGTGGAACATCTACGAGCGCTGGTTCCGGCTGGCGCTAGCCTGGCACAGATGGCGTTGCGCTGGATTTTGATGTTCGACGCCGTTTCGACTATCATTCCCGGTGCCCGGCGGCCGGCCCAGGTGGAAGACAACGCCGCCGCCTCTGCTCTGCCGCCACTTACCGAACCTCAAATGGCTGTGGTCCGCGATTTATATCACCGCCGTATTCGGCCGCTGGTCCACCACCGCTGGTAA